In the Topomyia yanbarensis strain Yona2022 chromosome 3, ASM3024719v1, whole genome shotgun sequence genome, one interval contains:
- the LOC131690746 gene encoding probable peroxisomal acyl-coenzyme A oxidase 1, translating into MPSAVVNKDLQHERSKCSFNQEEFTVWWVGGREKLNDKRSLENFFANQPEFHDDVPLHFASYKEKYEETIRKATVIFTKVRQLLQKQGRYDAKNYIEFWDFLLGTGLIKEGNPFRLQFDMFIPAIIGHANAEQQVKWLDRALNWEILGSYAQTELGHGTFLRGLETTATFDHETDEFVLDSPTLTAYKWWPGALGHTVNYTVVMAQLYSKGTCYGVHPFMVQLRDEDTHMPLPGVDVGEIGDKIGYKGVNNGYLGFNKYRIPRNNMLMRNAQLLRDGSYVKPVSSVLTYGTMVFVRVIIVKAMAYELSKTATIAVRYSCVRRQSPINPDQPEVQVIDHLTQQGKLLPLVARAIALKLAADNLWQMYQETTSELDSGNLNRLPELHAISCCLKSVSTADAAKGMEVCRLACGGHGYLSCANFMTFYSVATAASTYEGENTVMLLQTSRYLIKSWSQALKRQKLSGTVQYLSEYTGRATKRFAWSDSVAVIILAFQSITANKLRLAYNHIESRKKVGYTPEEATNMAGLELARVAELHGRWFVLQSAYDLIENACQTASSQLANVLRQLCALVVYSEALQVAGDLLRFTTMSENDIVKLQQKYEMTLAALRPNAVGVVDAFDYPDYVLGSALGAYDGNVYERLFEEAMKSPLNQEPVNRTFELYLKPLMRSRL; encoded by the exons AGAATTTCTTCGCGAACCAACCAGAGTTTCATGACGATGTGCCGTTGCACTTCGCCTCATACAAGGAAAAGTATGAAGAGACCATACGCAAAGCAACAGTAATATTTACTAAAGTGCGCCAGCTTCTACAAAAGCAAGGAAGGTACGATGCTAAGAATTATAT TGAATTCTGGGACTTTCTGCTCGGAACCGGTCTCATCAAGGAGGGCAATCCGTTTAGGCTCCAATTTGATATGTTTATCCCGGCCATCATCGGTCACGCCAATGCCGAACAACAAGTCAAATGGTTGGACAGGGCGCTCAATTGGGAAATTCTTGGCTCGTACGCACAGACCGAACTTGGACATGGAACGTTTCTTCGCGGATTGGAGACTACGGCTACTTTCGATCATGAAACTGATGAGTTTGTACTGGATAGTCCTACGTTGACCGCTTACAAGTGGTGGCCGGGTGCTT TGGGTCATACAGTGAACTACACCGTTGTCATGGCGCAATTGTATTCGAAGGGAACGTGTTACGGTGTTCATCCATTTATGGTACAGCTTCGCGACGAGGATACACATATGCCCCTACCTGGTGTGGATGTTGGTGAAATTGGAGATAAAATAGGTTACAAAGGGGTAAATAATGGATACCTCGGTTTTAACAAATATCGAATTCCTCGAAACAATATGTTGATGAGGAATGCACAGCTGTTGAGGGACGGTTCGTATGTGAAGCCAGTTTCTTCAGTGCTGACCTATGGTACTATGGTTTTCGTTCGGGTGATCATCGTTAAAGCGATGGCCTACGAGTTGTCTAAGACGGCCACAATCGCGGTGAGATATTCTTGCGTTCGTCGACAAAGTCCTATTAATCCTGA TCAACCAGAAGTTCAAGTTATAGATCATTTGACTCAACAAGGAAAACTACTGCCACTAGTGGCCAGAGCAATTGCACTGAAACTGGCAGCTGACAATCTATGGCAAATGTATCAGGAGACGACTTCCGAATTGGATTCTGGGAATTTAAATCGTTTACCGGAGCTTCATGCTATTTCGTGTTGCTTGAAGTCCGTGTCTACCGCTGATGCTGCCAAAGGAATGGAGGTGTGCCGTTTGGCTTGTGGCGGCCACGGGTATCTGTCGTGTGCGAATTTCATGACATTTTACAGTGTTGCTACGGCAGCTTCTACGTATGAAGGAGAAAATACGGTGATGTTGCTGCAAACCTCAAG ATATTTGATCAAATCTTGGAGCCAAGCACTCAAACGCCAGAAGCTGAGTGGAACGGTCCAGTATTTGAGCGAATATACCGGTAGAGCCACCAAACGATTTGCCTGGAGTGATTCTGTTGCGGTTATTATTCTGGCTTTCCAGTCGATTACTGCCAATAAGTTACGCTTGGCATACAATCACATTGAAAGTCGCAAAAAGGTCGGTTACACACCGGAGGAAGCTACCAACATGGCCGGTTTGGAACTAGCACGGGTTGCGGAACTCCACGGACGTTGGTTTGTTTTGCAATCCGCGTACGATTTGATAGAGAACGCTTGTCAAACAGCCTCGTCGCAGTTGGCGAATGTGCTGAGGCAATTGTGCGCACTGGTGGTGTACAGTGAGGCATTGCAGGTCGCAGGGGATTTGTTGAGG TTTACCACCATGTCCGAGAATGACATCGTAAAGTTGCAGCAAAAATACGAAATGACACTTGCTGCCCTGCGCCCAAATGCGGTCGGAGTGGTGGATGCGTTCGACTATCCAGATTATGTTCTTGGATCTGCACTGGGTGCCTACGATGGCAATGTGTACGAACGCCTGTTCGAGGAAGCGATGAAAAGTCCTTTAAACCAG GAACCGGTCAACAGAACATTTGAGTTGTACCTGAAGCCTCTCATGAGATCAAGACTGTAA